One part of the Streptomyces ferrugineus genome encodes these proteins:
- a CDS encoding thioesterase II family protein: MTVFDVRTRWLRGVGAPGAKIRLVCLPHAGGAASSFHAWTALTPPEVEVVSVQYPGRQDRLSEPCPATMEELADAVTNALLHELTDDLPLALFGHSMGSAVAYEVARRLAEIPGRTVTRLIVSGRSRPRTARELAPRPAPADAEILDYVRVLDPGGAAVYEHPALREVIMPSLRADFGILARYRPTRLHRLDVPVTACGGDRDPACAVAGLSQWADVTTQGLEIRAFEGNHFYLNPRREELVEFVVGRVL; the protein is encoded by the coding sequence GTGACCGTCTTCGATGTCCGCACCCGCTGGCTCCGGGGCGTGGGCGCACCCGGCGCGAAGATCCGCCTGGTGTGCTTGCCGCACGCGGGCGGGGCGGCGAGCTCCTTCCACGCCTGGACGGCGCTGACGCCTCCGGAGGTCGAGGTCGTGTCGGTGCAGTACCCGGGCCGCCAGGACCGGCTGTCCGAGCCCTGCCCGGCCACGATGGAGGAGCTGGCGGACGCGGTCACGAACGCCCTGCTGCACGAGCTGACGGACGATCTGCCGCTGGCGCTGTTCGGCCACAGCATGGGGTCGGCGGTGGCGTACGAGGTGGCCCGCCGGCTGGCGGAGATCCCCGGCCGCACCGTCACCCGGCTGATCGTGTCGGGCCGCAGCCGGCCCCGCACGGCGCGGGAGCTGGCGCCGCGCCCGGCCCCGGCCGACGCGGAGATCCTGGACTACGTCCGGGTGCTGGATCCGGGGGGCGCGGCGGTCTACGAGCATCCCGCGCTGCGGGAGGTGATCATGCCGTCCCTGCGGGCGGACTTCGGGATCCTGGCCAGGTACCGGCCGACTCGACTGCACCGGCTGGACGTTCCCGTGACGGCGTGCGGGGGCGACCGCGATCCCGCGTGCGCGGTGGCGGGCCTGTCCCAGTGGGCGGACGTCACGACGCAGGGGCTGGAGATCCGGGCCTTCGAGGGGAACCACTTCTATCTCAACCCGAGGAGGGAGGAGTTGGTCGAGTTCGTCGTGGGGCGTGTGCTGTGA
- the ku gene encoding non-homologous end joining protein Ku — protein sequence MRSIWNGAISFGLVSIPIKVVNATESHSISFRQIHTEDGGRIRYRKFCEVEDREVSQAEIGKGYEDADGSIIPITDEDLAQLPIPTAKTIEIVAFVPGDRIDPLQMDAAYYLAASGAPAAKPYTLLREALKRSNKVAIAKFALRGRERLGMLRVVGDAIAMHGLLWPDEVRAPEGVAPDADVTVRDKELDLADALMDTLGEVELEDLHDEYREAVEEVIAAKAAGEAPPAAPEPAAGGKVLDLMAALESSVRAAKESRGEEPEEAEVRRLPQRKSARAAPKQPTGKKSTATKRTAAKKTAAPARKSTAKSAQGTKKTAAKSTAKKSTATKKTAQKKTAQKKTAAKKTASRKRTA from the coding sequence GTGCGATCCATATGGAACGGCGCCATCTCCTTCGGCCTGGTCAGCATCCCGATCAAGGTGGTGAACGCGACCGAGAGCCACTCGATCTCCTTCCGCCAGATCCACACCGAGGACGGCGGCCGGATCCGCTACCGCAAGTTCTGCGAAGTGGAGGACCGCGAGGTCAGCCAGGCCGAGATCGGCAAGGGGTACGAGGACGCGGACGGCTCGATCATCCCGATCACCGACGAGGACCTGGCCCAGCTCCCCATCCCCACGGCGAAGACGATCGAGATCGTGGCCTTCGTGCCGGGCGACCGGATCGACCCGCTCCAGATGGACGCCGCGTACTACCTCGCCGCGAGCGGCGCCCCGGCCGCCAAGCCGTACACCCTGCTGCGCGAGGCGCTCAAGCGCAGCAACAAGGTCGCCATCGCCAAGTTCGCGCTGCGCGGCCGGGAGCGGCTGGGCATGCTCCGGGTCGTCGGCGACGCCATCGCCATGCACGGCCTGCTCTGGCCCGACGAGGTCCGCGCCCCCGAGGGCGTCGCCCCCGACGCCGACGTCACCGTCCGCGACAAGGAGCTCGATCTCGCGGACGCCCTGATGGACACCCTCGGCGAGGTCGAGCTGGAGGACCTGCACGACGAGTACCGCGAGGCCGTCGAGGAGGTCATCGCCGCGAAGGCCGCCGGCGAGGCCCCGCCGGCCGCCCCCGAGCCCGCCGCCGGCGGCAAGGTCCTCGACCTCATGGCGGCCCTGGAGAGCAGCGTCCGCGCGGCCAAGGAATCCCGCGGCGAGGAACCGGAGGAGGCCGAGGTCAGACGCCTGCCCCAGCGCAAGTCGGCCAGAGCGGCCCCGAAGCAGCCGACGGGCAAGAAGTCCACGGCCACGAAGAGGACGGCGGCGAAGAAGACCGCGGCGCCGGCCAGGAAGTCGACGGCGAAGTCGGCCCAGGGCACGAAGAAGACGGCCGCGAAGAGCACGGCGAAGAAGTCGACGGCCACGAAGAAGACGGCGCAGAAGAAGACGGCGCAGAAGAAGACGGCGGCGAAGAAGACGGCCTCACGCAAACGTACGGCGTGA
- the ligD gene encoding non-homologous end-joining DNA ligase: MTPITEVEGRRLALSNLEKVLYPATGFTKGEVLHYYATIADVLLPQLRDRPVSFLRYPDGPDGQVFFTKNVPPGTPEWVTAAEVPRSEGPARMVLVQDLPSLMWAANLVTEFHTPQWLIGAPGEADRLVFDLDPGVPASVVECCEVALWLRERLAADGIEAYAKTSGSKGLHLTAAIRPVPSERATEYAKELAVEAERAMPRLVIHRMTRSLRPGKVFVDWSQNAARKTTATPYTLRARPEPTVSAPVTWEEVENCRSPNSLTFLAPDLAPRLQDYGDLLAPLLAPDQAGALP; encoded by the coding sequence ATGACGCCGATCACAGAGGTGGAGGGACGGCGCCTGGCACTCAGCAACCTGGAGAAGGTGCTGTATCCGGCGACCGGGTTCACCAAGGGCGAGGTGCTGCACTACTACGCGACCATCGCCGACGTACTGCTGCCGCAGCTGCGTGACCGTCCGGTGTCCTTTCTGCGCTACCCGGACGGGCCGGACGGACAGGTGTTCTTCACCAAGAACGTGCCGCCGGGTACGCCCGAGTGGGTCACCGCGGCCGAGGTGCCCCGTTCCGAGGGGCCGGCGCGGATGGTGCTGGTGCAGGATCTGCCGTCGCTGATGTGGGCGGCCAACCTGGTCACGGAGTTCCACACGCCGCAGTGGCTGATCGGGGCGCCGGGCGAGGCGGACCGGCTGGTCTTCGACCTGGACCCCGGGGTGCCGGCGAGCGTGGTGGAGTGCTGCGAGGTCGCGCTGTGGCTGCGCGAGCGGCTGGCGGCGGACGGCATCGAGGCGTACGCGAAGACCTCCGGCTCGAAGGGCCTGCATCTCACGGCGGCCATCCGGCCCGTCCCGTCCGAGCGGGCGACGGAGTACGCCAAGGAACTCGCCGTGGAGGCCGAGCGGGCGATGCCCCGGCTCGTGATCCACCGGATGACGAGAAGCCTGCGCCCCGGAAAGGTCTTCGTCGACTGGAGCCAGAACGCCGCCCGCAAGACGACGGCGACCCCCTACACCCTGCGGGCCCGCCCCGAGCCGACGGTGTCGGCCCCGGTCACCTGGGAGGAGGTGGAGAACTGCCGCTCCCCCAACAGCCTGACCTTCCTCGCCCCGGACCTCGCCCCACGCCTACAGGACTACGGCGACCTGTTGGCCCCGCTCCTCGCCCCGGACCAGGCAGGCGCGCTGCCCTGA
- a CDS encoding nuclease-related domain-containing protein, which produces MSGLRVVPTWRHGQERLYVCRRDGHNLAWYDREAGRINLLSDERREEVLEALGPFVTGPVTVGPPPVPTPAELARLTLHPDDDLAPNRPGEALLISLDRDPGPAHRLRPDPRRRALAAEQTVGEALDRLDGAGWHTLHSVPLPGGDRIHHLVIGPGGLFALHTLYARKQRVTVADPLVSLGRRDGRPLLRRVRADADRASYALTAEVHPVLALVAPADVTITSPPLREVRVLKDTEVQGLARTGGVLKPADVEALHAMARDRRVWGTAG; this is translated from the coding sequence ATGAGCGGACTGCGCGTCGTACCGACCTGGCGGCACGGCCAGGAACGGCTCTACGTCTGCCGGCGGGACGGGCACAACCTCGCCTGGTACGACCGTGAGGCGGGCCGGATCAACCTGCTCAGCGACGAGCGCAGGGAGGAGGTGCTGGAGGCGCTCGGCCCCTTCGTGACCGGCCCGGTGACGGTGGGCCCGCCCCCGGTGCCCACACCCGCCGAGCTGGCCCGGCTGACCCTGCATCCCGACGACGACCTCGCGCCCAACCGCCCCGGCGAGGCGCTGCTGATCTCCCTGGACCGGGACCCCGGCCCCGCGCACCGGCTGCGGCCCGACCCCCGGCGACGGGCGCTGGCGGCGGAGCAGACGGTCGGCGAGGCCCTGGACCGGCTGGACGGCGCGGGCTGGCACACGCTGCACTCGGTGCCGCTGCCCGGCGGCGACCGCATCCACCATCTGGTGATCGGGCCGGGCGGGCTGTTCGCGCTGCACACCCTGTACGCCCGTAAGCAGCGGGTCACCGTCGCCGACCCGTTGGTCTCCCTCGGCCGCCGCGACGGCCGCCCCCTGCTGCGCCGCGTCCGCGCCGACGCCGACCGCGCCTCCTACGCCCTGACCGCCGAGGTCCACCCCGTCCTCGCCCTCGTCGCCCCGGCCGACGTGACGATCACGTCCCCGCCGCTCAGGGAGGTACGGGTCCTGAAGGACACGGAGGTGCAGGGGCTGGCCCGCACGGGCGGGGTGCTGAAGCCGGCGGATGTGGAGGCGCTGCATGCCATGGCGCGGGACCGGAGGGTCTGGGGTACCGCCGGCTGA
- a CDS encoding protein-tyrosine phosphatase family protein has protein sequence MRTRRKQPDVPAPDSPWSEVVPGLWMGGHEFRGRTGQLEFAVVRDEFDLVQTLLRLPGHGPDPGVEHHVWPIPDGPLDGTQLAGVIRLAEAACEALDGGRRVLVRCYHGYNRSGLVVAHALVRRSHSVEQAIRLIRSRRSPWALHNDLFVDYLRAGLSTARLLEELAE, from the coding sequence TTGCGTACCCGCAGGAAGCAACCCGACGTACCTGCTCCGGACAGCCCGTGGAGCGAGGTCGTGCCCGGCCTGTGGATGGGCGGGCACGAGTTCCGGGGCCGGACGGGGCAACTGGAGTTCGCCGTCGTACGGGACGAGTTCGATCTCGTGCAGACGCTGCTGCGCCTGCCCGGGCACGGGCCCGATCCCGGCGTCGAGCACCATGTGTGGCCGATCCCGGACGGGCCGCTGGACGGCACCCAGCTCGCCGGGGTGATCCGGCTGGCGGAGGCGGCGTGCGAGGCGCTGGACGGGGGCCGCAGGGTGCTCGTCCGCTGCTATCACGGGTACAACCGCTCGGGCCTGGTGGTCGCCCACGCCCTGGTCCGCCGGAGCCACTCCGTCGAGCAGGCGATCCGGCTGATACGCTCCCGCCGCTCTCCGTGGGCCCTGCACAACGACCTGTTCGTCGACTACCTCCGGGCCGGGCTGTCGACCGCGCGGCTCCTCGAGGAACTCGCCGAGTGA
- a CDS encoding sensor histidine kinase: MRLALPQWAGTLAVKAAVFITVMCCALAALLGILVHVSVTNQTVGQARDRALSRLTDATAAFEAGDPIGRGVGLDPPELPGALRDLARAGDRGTMVADHHGRPTMWAAGPADHERVLAVEVDYSQQARTIEGLDRAILWSSGLAIGVTVLVGAFAVTRVTRRLHATARVARRISGGDLDARVDDPRTNDATRPQDEVAAVAAALDSMASSLQSKLLAEQRFTADVAHELRTPLTGLHAAAELLPPGRPTELVRDRVAALRTLTEDLLEISRLDSGRERSEPDSEPLGALAERVVRASGTETEVVVLRDVVVETDRRRLERVLGNLVANAHKHGRTPVSLTVDGPVVTVRDHGDGYPDYLVAHGPQRFRTEGGAKGHGLGLTIALGQAEVLGARLSFSNAVDGGAVARLTLR, encoded by the coding sequence ATGAGGCTCGCGCTGCCCCAGTGGGCGGGCACGCTCGCCGTGAAGGCGGCCGTCTTCATCACGGTGATGTGCTGTGCGCTCGCCGCGCTGCTCGGCATCCTCGTGCATGTCTCGGTGACCAACCAGACCGTCGGCCAGGCCCGCGACCGCGCGCTGTCCCGGCTGACGGACGCGACGGCGGCGTTCGAGGCCGGGGATCCGATCGGGCGCGGCGTCGGCCTGGATCCGCCGGAGCTGCCCGGGGCACTGCGGGATCTGGCGCGGGCCGGGGACCGGGGCACGATGGTCGCCGACCACCACGGCCGTCCCACGATGTGGGCGGCGGGCCCGGCCGACCATGAGCGGGTCCTCGCGGTCGAGGTGGACTACTCGCAGCAGGCCCGCACCATCGAGGGCCTCGACCGGGCGATCCTGTGGTCGTCGGGGCTGGCCATCGGCGTGACGGTGCTGGTGGGCGCGTTCGCGGTGACGCGGGTGACGCGCCGGCTGCACGCCACGGCCCGGGTGGCCCGGCGGATCAGCGGGGGCGACCTGGACGCCCGGGTGGACGACCCCCGTACGAACGACGCAACCCGGCCGCAGGACGAGGTGGCCGCGGTCGCCGCCGCGCTGGACTCGATGGCGTCGTCGCTGCAGAGCAAGCTGCTGGCCGAGCAGCGGTTCACGGCGGACGTGGCGCACGAACTGCGCACTCCGCTGACCGGGCTGCACGCGGCGGCCGAGCTGCTGCCGCCGGGGCGGCCCACGGAGCTGGTGCGGGACCGGGTGGCCGCGTTGCGCACGCTGACCGAGGACCTGCTGGAGATCTCGCGGCTGGACAGCGGGCGGGAGCGGTCGGAGCCGGACAGCGAGCCGCTCGGGGCACTGGCCGAGCGGGTGGTGCGGGCGTCCGGGACCGAGACCGAGGTCGTCGTCCTGCGGGACGTCGTGGTGGAGACCGACCGGCGGCGGCTGGAGCGGGTGCTGGGCAACCTGGTGGCCAACGCGCACAAGCACGGGCGCACACCGGTGTCCCTGACCGTGGACGGGCCGGTGGTCACCGTACGCGATCACGGTGACGGCTATCCCGACTACCTCGTCGCGCACGGACCCCAGCGGTTCCGTACGGAGGGCGGCGCCAAGGGGCACGGCCTGGGGCTGACCATCGCGCTGGGGCAGGCGGAGGTGCTGGGGGCGCGGTTGTCGTTCTCGAACGCCGTGGACGGTGGAGCCGTCGCGCGACTGACCCTGCGATAG
- a CDS encoding SH3 domain-containing protein, translated as MALRSRFAISISAGILAAAAAVTPAVADDGGGDWGGGHDQEFTPGRVTASTLLLRSAPNRGSQVIRTVHRGDRVRIFCKTKGQSVQGNRHWYLLADGTWAWGSARYIETRHSPRWC; from the coding sequence ATGGCTCTGCGCTCCCGCTTCGCCATATCCATATCCGCCGGCATACTCGCCGCCGCGGCCGCCGTCACGCCCGCCGTCGCCGATGACGGAGGTGGGGACTGGGGCGGCGGCCACGACCAGGAGTTCACACCCGGCCGCGTCACCGCGAGCACCCTGCTGCTGCGCAGTGCGCCCAACCGGGGCAGCCAGGTGATCCGGACCGTCCACCGGGGGGACCGCGTCAGGATCTTCTGCAAGACCAAGGGGCAGAGCGTGCAGGGCAACCGGCACTGGTACCTCCTCGCCGACGGCACCTGGGCCTGGGGATCGGCCCGGTACATCGAGACCCGGCACTCGCCGCGCTGGTGCTGA
- a CDS encoding FtsW/RodA/SpoVE family cell cycle protein, whose amino-acid sequence MTKAGTTLVAADAPAPAAPLPRRRGIELALIVVAVLLSVYGYCAVGLARSGTVPPGAAGYGAGLGVLALVAHLAVRLRAPCADPLLLPIGVLLNGIGLVLIYRLDLETPGDRAAPTQLVWSTLGVALFIVVVLLLRDHRVLQRYSYVCVVAALVLLTLPIFFPSVNGARIWIRVAGFSIQPGEFAKVLLAVFFAAYLAANRSALAYTGRRVLGIDRLQLPTGRVLGPIVAIWLLSVGVLVLERDLGTSLLFFGLFVVLLYVATGRTGWIAVGLLLAALGAVAVGELEPHVHGRVEDWQHPFASIEAGEGPNQLSQSLFAFAAGGLTGTGLGLGHSILIGFAAKSDFILATAGEELGLAGLSALFILYGLLVERGYRAGLALRDSFGRLLAVGLASIVALQVFVIAGGVTGLIPLTGMAMPFLAQGGSSVVTNWAIVALLIRVSDRARSRLGVPKGEESAAPTPQDKHMETAR is encoded by the coding sequence ATGACCAAGGCCGGAACCACCCTGGTGGCAGCGGACGCTCCCGCTCCCGCCGCACCACTCCCCCGGCGCCGTGGCATCGAACTGGCCCTCATCGTCGTGGCCGTCCTGCTCTCCGTGTACGGCTACTGCGCGGTCGGCCTCGCCCGCAGCGGCACCGTCCCGCCCGGCGCCGCCGGCTACGGCGCCGGGCTCGGCGTACTCGCGCTGGTAGCGCATCTGGCCGTACGCCTGCGCGCCCCCTGCGCGGACCCCCTTCTGCTGCCGATCGGCGTGCTGCTCAACGGCATCGGCCTCGTCCTGATCTACCGGCTCGACCTGGAGACACCGGGCGACCGGGCGGCGCCCACCCAACTCGTGTGGTCCACGCTAGGAGTGGCGCTGTTCATCGTGGTGGTCCTCCTCCTGCGCGACCACCGTGTGCTCCAGCGGTACTCCTACGTCTGTGTGGTCGCCGCGCTCGTCCTGCTCACCCTGCCGATCTTCTTCCCGTCGGTGAACGGCGCCCGCATCTGGATCCGGGTCGCCGGATTCTCCATCCAGCCCGGCGAGTTCGCGAAGGTGCTGCTCGCGGTGTTCTTCGCGGCGTATCTGGCCGCCAACCGCAGCGCGCTGGCGTACACGGGCCGGCGCGTCCTCGGCATCGACCGGCTCCAACTGCCCACCGGTCGCGTGCTCGGCCCGATCGTCGCGATCTGGCTGCTGAGCGTGGGCGTCCTCGTCCTGGAACGCGACCTCGGCACCTCGCTGCTGTTCTTCGGCCTGTTCGTGGTCCTGCTGTACGTCGCCACCGGCCGCACCGGCTGGATCGCCGTCGGCCTGCTGCTGGCGGCGCTCGGCGCGGTGGCCGTCGGGGAGTTGGAGCCGCATGTGCACGGCCGGGTCGAGGACTGGCAGCACCCGTTCGCCTCGATCGAGGCGGGCGAGGGCCCCAACCAGCTGTCCCAGTCGCTGTTCGCCTTCGCGGCCGGCGGCCTGACCGGCACGGGGCTGGGCCTCGGCCACTCGATCCTGATCGGCTTCGCGGCCAAGTCGGACTTCATCCTGGCGACGGCCGGCGAGGAGCTGGGCCTGGCGGGCCTGTCCGCCCTCTTCATCCTCTACGGCCTGCTGGTGGAGCGCGGCTACCGGGCCGGCCTCGCCCTGCGCGACTCCTTCGGCCGGCTGCTCGCGGTGGGGCTGGCCTCGATCGTGGCGCTCCAGGTGTTCGTGATCGCGGGCGGGGTGACCGGCCTGATCCCGCTGACCGGCATGGCGATGCCGTTCCTGGCACAGGGCGGCTCCTCGGTGGTCACCAACTGGGCGATCGTGGCGCTGCTGATCCGGGTGAGCGACAGGGCGCGCAGCCGGCTCGGCGTGCCCAAGGGCGAGGAGAGTGCCGCACCGACACCACAGGACAAGCACATGGAGACCGCCCGATGA
- a CDS encoding penicillin-binding transpeptidase domain-containing protein: MTRHIRHAAFFCALLLVALLVNATRIQLFEAPSYDDNIANRRTTIARYGQPRGDILVDGEPVTGSHDTGEHLRYERTYTNGPMYAPVTGFASQEYGTTLLEHAEDGVLAGTDPLLSPFALWNGVARDRYPGGDVVTTLRRAAQEAAYEGLAGRKGAVAAIEPSTGRVLALVSAPSYDPSALSGNGASVTRSWSSLNRDADKPILNRAVRKTYPPGSTFKVVTAAAALDAGVVEDLDDKTDSPDPYTLPGTRTSLTNESEGCENAPLRKAFEWSCNTVFARLGVQVGVDRMAATAGAFGFNDADLRIPFSVAESTFDTKVDKAQLALSSIGQYNTRATPLQMAMVAAAVANGGQVRSPYLVERTTREGGATVATAGSRPSRQAMRPSTARLMKEMMVDVVREGTGTNAWIPGATVGGKTGTAQHGLGNSGTPYAWFVSWAKGDRDLEPKVAVAVVVEDAAADRGEISGGGDAAPIARAVMEAVLKSPARKGG; this comes from the coding sequence ATGACCCGGCACATCCGGCACGCCGCCTTCTTCTGCGCCCTGCTGCTGGTCGCGCTGCTGGTCAACGCCACCCGCATCCAGCTGTTCGAGGCCCCGTCCTACGATGACAACATCGCCAACCGCCGCACCACGATCGCCCGTTACGGCCAGCCGCGCGGCGACATCCTGGTCGACGGCGAACCGGTCACCGGCTCCCACGACACCGGCGAGCACCTGCGCTACGAGCGGACGTACACCAACGGCCCGATGTACGCGCCCGTCACCGGCTTCGCCTCGCAGGAGTACGGCACGACGCTCCTGGAGCACGCCGAGGACGGCGTCCTCGCGGGCACGGACCCGCTGCTGTCGCCGTTCGCGCTGTGGAACGGCGTCGCCCGCGACCGCTACCCCGGCGGCGACGTCGTCACCACGCTGCGCAGGGCCGCGCAGGAGGCGGCGTACGAGGGGCTGGCCGGCCGCAAGGGCGCGGTGGCGGCGATCGAACCGTCGACGGGCCGCGTCCTGGCCCTGGTCTCGGCCCCGTCCTACGACCCGTCGGCGCTGTCCGGGAACGGCGCGTCGGTGACCCGTTCCTGGTCGTCCCTGAACCGCGACGCCGACAAGCCGATACTCAACCGGGCCGTGCGCAAGACGTATCCGCCGGGTTCGACCTTCAAGGTGGTCACGGCGGCCGCGGCGCTGGACGCGGGCGTGGTCGAGGACCTGGACGACAAGACCGACTCCCCGGACCCGTACACCCTGCCGGGCACCCGGACCTCGCTGACCAACGAGTCCGAGGGCTGCGAGAACGCCCCGCTGCGCAAGGCGTTCGAGTGGTCGTGCAACACGGTGTTCGCGCGCCTGGGCGTCCAGGTGGGGGTGGACCGCATGGCGGCGACGGCGGGCGCCTTCGGCTTCAACGACGCCGACCTGAGGATCCCGTTCTCGGTCGCCGAGAGCACCTTCGACACCAAGGTCGACAAGGCGCAGCTCGCCCTGTCGTCGATCGGGCAGTACAACACGCGTGCGACCCCGCTGCAGATGGCGATGGTCGCGGCGGCCGTGGCGAACGGCGGCCAGGTGCGCTCGCCGTATCTGGTGGAGCGCACGACCCGGGAGGGCGGCGCCACGGTGGCGACGGCCGGGTCCCGCCCGAGCCGGCAGGCGATGCGCCCGTCGACCGCGAGGCTCATGAAGGAAATGATGGTGGACGTGGTGCGGGAGGGCACCGGCACCAACGCCTGGATCCCCGGCGCGACGGTGGGCGGCAAGACCGGCACGGCCCAGCACGGCCTGGGCAACTCCGGTACGCCGTACGCCTGGTTCGTCTCCTGGGCCAAGGGCGACCGCGACCTGGAGCCCAAGGTGGCGGTCGCGGTGGTGGTGGAGGACGCGGCCGCGGACCGGGGCGAGATCAGCGGGGGCGGGGACGCCGCGCCGATCGCCCGCGCGGTGATGGAGGCGGTGCTGAAGTCACCGGCGCGGAAGGGAGGTTGA
- a CDS encoding ferritin-like domain-containing protein has product MPTQDLYAGDPGEPLWQVPAAGAARFSWEYDDGRDRLLALYQKGKDKQWDGQRRIDWDLEVDPFDALGTPEEAMALYGTPYWARMSERERGELRRHYASWQFSQFLHGEQGAMICAARIVESVPDMDAKFYSATQTMDEARHAEIYGRFLHEKIGMVYPINDNLQSLLGDTLRDSRWDMPYLGMQVLIEGLALAAFGMIRDTTNKPLPKQILAYVMQDEARHVAFGRMALRDYYKQLTDAELREREEFVIEGCYLMRDRLRGVEVLENFGIPRAEAEEISERSEFLQLFRRLLFSRIVPCVKDIGLWGKRLQQAYVDMGVFEMGDSNLDLLMAQDEEIAEKLDAERFAAEERERVAEVEQAIEGGAEG; this is encoded by the coding sequence ATGCCGACACAGGACCTGTACGCAGGCGATCCGGGAGAACCTCTCTGGCAGGTGCCCGCGGCCGGCGCGGCCCGCTTCAGCTGGGAGTACGACGACGGGCGCGACCGGCTGCTGGCGCTGTACCAGAAGGGCAAGGACAAGCAGTGGGACGGGCAGAGAAGGATCGACTGGGATCTGGAGGTCGATCCGTTCGACGCGCTCGGTACGCCGGAGGAGGCGATGGCGCTCTACGGGACGCCGTACTGGGCGAGGATGAGCGAACGGGAGCGGGGCGAGCTGCGGCGGCACTACGCGTCCTGGCAGTTCAGCCAGTTTCTGCACGGTGAGCAGGGCGCGATGATCTGTGCGGCGCGGATCGTGGAGTCGGTTCCGGATATGGACGCGAAGTTCTATTCGGCGACGCAGACGATGGACGAGGCGCGGCACGCGGAGATCTACGGGCGTTTTCTGCACGAGAAGATCGGGATGGTCTATCCGATCAACGACAATCTGCAGTCGTTGCTGGGTGACACGCTGCGCGACAGCCGGTGGGACATGCCGTACCTCGGTATGCAGGTGCTGATCGAGGGGCTCGCGCTGGCCGCGTTCGGCATGATCCGGGACACCACCAACAAGCCGCTGCCCAAGCAGATCCTGGCCTATGTGATGCAGGACGAGGCGCGGCACGTGGCCTTCGGGCGGATGGCGCTCAGGGACTACTACAAGCAGTTGACCGATGCCGAACTCCGTGAGCGGGAGGAGTTCGTCATCGAGGGCTGCTATCTGATGCGGGACCGGCTGCGGGGGGTCGAGGTTCTGGAGAACTTCGGCATTCCGAGGGCCGAGGCGGAGGAGATCAGCGAGCGGTCCGAGTTTCTGCAGTTGTTCCGGCGGCTGCTCTTCTCGCGCATCGTCCCTTGTGTGAAGGACATCGGGCTGTGGGGCAAGCGGCTTCAGCAGGCCTATGTCGACATGGGGGTGTTCGAGATGGGCGACTCCAATCTGGATCTGCTGATGGCTCAGGACGAGGAGATCGCCGAGAAGCTCGACGCCGAGCGGTTCGCGGCGGAGGAGCGGGAGCGAGTGGCGGAGGTGGAGCAGGCGATCGAGGGGGGTGCGGAAGGCTGA
- a CDS encoding AurF N-oxygenase family protein, protein MTTLTEADALTGLRDALGLLKDREQVAERLLASSAKHSFDPDKELDWDAPFEEGKWFWPPELVSLYDTPLWKRMSEEQRILLSQHEAAALASLGIWFEIILMQLLVRHIYDKSATSAHVRYALTEIEDECRHSKMFARLISHGDTPWYPVGRVHQNLGRLFKTISTTPGSFTATLLGEEVLDWMQRLTFPDERIQPLIRGVTRIHVVEEARHVRYAREELRRQMVTAPRWSQEFTRVTSGEFARVFSVAFVNPEVYTNVGLDKREAMAQVKASAHRREVMQTGARRLTDFLDDIGVLRGVGRRLWRSSGLLA, encoded by the coding sequence ATGACGACGCTGACGGAAGCCGACGCGCTCACCGGCCTGCGCGATGCCCTCGGCCTGCTCAAGGACCGCGAACAGGTGGCCGAACGCCTCCTGGCCTCCTCCGCGAAGCACAGCTTCGACCCGGACAAGGAGCTGGACTGGGACGCGCCCTTCGAGGAGGGCAAGTGGTTCTGGCCCCCGGAGCTGGTCTCGCTCTACGACACGCCCCTGTGGAAGCGCATGAGCGAGGAGCAGCGCATCCTGCTCTCCCAGCACGAGGCCGCCGCCCTCGCCTCCCTGGGCATCTGGTTCGAGATCATCCTCATGCAGCTCCTGGTGCGCCACATCTACGACAAATCAGCGACAAGCGCCCATGTCCGCTACGCACTCACCGAGATCGAGGACGAGTGCCGCCACTCCAAGATGTTCGCCCGGCTGATCTCCCACGGCGACACCCCCTGGTACCCCGTCGGCCGCGTCCACCAGAACCTCGGCCGCCTGTTCAAGACAATCTCCACCACCCCCGGCTCCTTCACGGCCACCCTCCTCGGCGAGGAGGTCCTCGACTGGATGCAGCGCCTGACCTTCCCCGACGAACGGATCCAGCCCCTCATCCGCGGCGTCACCCGCATCCACGTGGTCGAGGAGGCCCGCCACGTCCGCTACGCCCGCGAGGAACTGCGCCGCCAGATGGTGACGGCCCCGAGGTGGTCCCAGGAATTCACCCGCGTCACCTCCGGCGAGTTCGCCCGCGTCTTCTCCGTGGCCTTCGTCAACCCCGAGGTCTACACGAACGTAGGGCTGGACAAGCGCGAGGCGATGGCGCAGGTCAAGGCCAGTGCCCACCGCCGCGAGGTCATGCAGACAGGGGCCAGGCGCCTCACCGACTTCCTGGACGACATAGGCGTGCTGCGCGGAGTGGGCCGCCGCCTGTGGAGGTCGTCGGGCCTGCTCGCGTAG